A single window of Paenibacillus sp. SYP-B4298 DNA harbors:
- a CDS encoding carbohydrate ABC transporter permease, whose product MAKLKRIFTYLFLSLTAFISIFPFIWMIVSATNPSVEVTRGRLLPGSHLMTNFNNLLDSVDLVPSLLNSAKISVSTTLLSLLIASLAGYGFEVYRSKAKDIVFTILLLSMMIPFAALMVPLYRMFASISQQFPMIGIDTLTSVVLPTVTTAFLIFFFRQSTKMFPKDMLEAGRIDGLSELGLFFKVYVPTMKTTYAAASIITFMASWNNYLWPLIVLQSQENRTIPLLISTLGSSYSPDYGMIMTAIVIATLPTALVFFLMQRHFVAGMVGAVK is encoded by the coding sequence ATGGCTAAACTCAAACGAATATTTACGTACTTGTTTCTTAGCTTGACGGCGTTTATCTCGATCTTCCCGTTTATTTGGATGATTGTCAGTGCGACTAACCCATCGGTTGAGGTCACGCGCGGGCGATTGCTGCCTGGCAGCCATCTGATGACGAACTTCAACAATCTGCTTGATTCGGTCGATCTGGTGCCATCTCTGCTGAACTCGGCCAAGATCTCCGTCTCCACGACACTGCTGTCGCTGCTGATCGCTTCGCTGGCAGGCTACGGTTTTGAGGTATACCGCAGTAAGGCCAAGGATATTGTGTTCACAATTCTGTTGTTGTCGATGATGATTCCATTTGCGGCGCTGATGGTGCCGTTATACCGGATGTTTGCTTCCATCTCTCAGCAATTTCCGATGATCGGGATCGATACGCTGACCTCTGTTGTGCTGCCTACGGTGACCACGGCGTTCCTGATCTTCTTCTTCCGCCAGAGTACCAAGATGTTTCCGAAGGATATGCTGGAGGCAGGAAGAATTGACGGCTTGAGTGAACTTGGATTATTCTTTAAGGTATATGTACCGACGATGAAGACAACCTATGCAGCCGCTTCGATCATTACCTTCATGGCTAGCTGGAATAATTACCTCTGGCCACTGATCGTGCTGCAATCGCAGGAGAATCGGACAATTCCGCTGCTGATCTCCACACTCGGCTCCAGCTATTCGCCGGATTACGGGATGATCATGACAGCGATTGTCATTGCAACGCTCCCAACAGCGCTTGTGTTCTTCCTCATGCAGCGCCATTTCGTGGCCGGGATGGTCGGTGCGGTAAAATAA
- a CDS encoding glycoside hydrolase family 2 TIM barrel-domain containing protein, with protein MKATVPTLEWLTDVSVFAVNRLPAHSDHRYYESLQEAAEAADMKLRSSLNGTWKFQYAPNPASRPEAFYKTEFNCEGWGTIEVPGHIQMQGYGQPQYVNTMYPWDGHEELRPPQISTTHNPVGSYVTRFSLPENFRNRPVHISFQGVESAFYVWLNGHFVGYSEDSFTPAEFDLTPFVQAKDNKLAVEVYQRSTGSWLEDQDFWRFSGIFRDVYLYTVPEVHVSDLFVRTDLDAAYEQGSLSAELTFREGASGKVRLSLLDGEGGALLELEQPIESGKLTVSGAAGAVKLWSAEEPNLYTLLIEVYNASGKLVEVIPQKVGFRKFEMINKIMHLNGKRIVFKGVNRHEFNPRRGRAITKEDMLWDIRALKRNNINSVRTSHYPNQTLWYELCDEYGVYVIDEMNLETHGSWQKMGAVEPSWNVPGSLMEWQDIVMDRAISMLERDKNHPSILIWSLGNESYAGQVLLNVSHYFRETDPSRLVHYEGVFHNREYDASSDMESRMYAKPADIEEYLNNDPQKPYISCEYMHAMANSLGGMHKYTELEDRYPLYQGGFIWDYIDQVIVKKDRYGKEFLAYGGDFDDRPTDYNFCTNGIVYADRVESPKMQEVKFLYQNVKLNVERDGVTIRNDNLFISTAGYVLEYTLYREGQPVISGSQRVVVEPQSEAYVALPEQSAKAVAAGEYTLQVVFKLAEAQLWADAGYEIAFGEHIYQVAGEQAAVPRGELRLIRGDVNYGVKGDGFSMIFSRQAHTLVSLNYGGREMIAQPPAPLFWRALTDNDRGTAMGFHAGGWYAASLARRCTGLEVTEGEGSLTFTYSYAFSIHEAVKSAVAYTVYADGSLHVKASYEGPEGLADLPTFALSFKVPADYDKLEWYAMGPEENYIDRAFGARLGIFHTEAGDHVSGYVVPQESGNRTGVRRVDIADALGQGIRLTSPASSPVECNISPYTAFELENAMHHYELPPVHYTVVTVAGRQMGVGGDDSWGAPVHPEYRLPSGQPLQFEFTIRKL; from the coding sequence ATGAAAGCAACAGTACCTACCCTGGAGTGGCTAACCGATGTCAGTGTGTTCGCGGTGAACAGATTGCCTGCACATTCGGATCATCGTTATTATGAGTCGCTCCAGGAGGCGGCAGAGGCTGCGGATATGAAGCTGCGCTCCAGCTTGAATGGCACATGGAAATTCCAGTACGCTCCCAATCCGGCGAGCCGTCCCGAAGCGTTCTACAAGACGGAGTTCAACTGTGAGGGCTGGGGGACGATCGAGGTGCCGGGCCATATTCAGATGCAGGGCTACGGTCAGCCGCAATACGTTAATACGATGTATCCATGGGATGGCCACGAAGAGCTGCGCCCGCCCCAAATCTCGACAACACATAATCCTGTTGGCAGTTATGTAACCCGTTTCAGTCTGCCGGAGAATTTCCGGAATCGTCCGGTTCATATCTCGTTCCAGGGTGTGGAATCGGCGTTCTATGTCTGGTTGAATGGCCACTTTGTCGGCTATAGCGAGGACAGCTTCACACCAGCAGAGTTCGATCTGACGCCATTCGTTCAGGCGAAAGACAACAAGCTGGCGGTTGAGGTATACCAGCGCAGCACCGGAAGCTGGCTGGAGGATCAGGATTTCTGGCGCTTCTCTGGCATCTTCCGCGATGTGTATCTATACACCGTGCCTGAGGTGCATGTGTCTGATCTATTCGTGCGAACCGACCTGGATGCGGCCTATGAGCAGGGCTCGCTATCGGCGGAGCTGACGTTCCGCGAGGGAGCAAGCGGCAAGGTGCGCCTCTCGCTGCTAGATGGTGAAGGAGGTGCTCTGCTGGAGCTGGAGCAGCCGATTGAGAGCGGCAAGCTGACAGTCAGCGGCGCGGCGGGCGCAGTCAAGCTGTGGAGCGCAGAGGAGCCTAATCTATACACACTGCTGATCGAGGTATATAACGCCAGCGGCAAGCTGGTGGAGGTTATCCCGCAGAAGGTCGGCTTCCGCAAATTCGAGATGATCAACAAGATCATGCATCTCAACGGCAAGCGGATCGTATTCAAGGGCGTGAACCGCCATGAGTTCAACCCGCGTCGTGGACGCGCCATCACGAAAGAGGATATGCTGTGGGACATCCGCGCGCTGAAGCGCAACAATATCAATTCGGTGCGCACCTCGCATTACCCGAATCAGACCTTGTGGTATGAGCTGTGTGACGAGTACGGCGTCTACGTAATCGATGAGATGAACCTGGAGACGCATGGCTCCTGGCAGAAGATGGGTGCGGTTGAGCCGTCCTGGAACGTGCCGGGCAGTCTGATGGAATGGCAGGACATCGTCATGGATCGCGCGATCTCCATGCTGGAGCGCGACAAGAATCATCCGTCTATTCTGATCTGGTCGCTGGGCAATGAATCGTATGCCGGCCAGGTGCTGCTGAACGTGTCTCACTATTTCCGGGAGACAGACCCAAGCCGGCTCGTACACTACGAGGGCGTCTTCCATAACCGCGAGTATGATGCTTCTAGCGATATGGAGAGCCGCATGTACGCCAAGCCTGCGGACATCGAGGAATACCTTAACAATGATCCGCAAAAGCCTTATATTAGCTGTGAGTACATGCATGCCATGGCCAACTCGCTGGGCGGCATGCACAAGTATACCGAGCTTGAGGATCGCTATCCGCTGTATCAGGGCGGCTTCATCTGGGATTATATCGATCAGGTCATCGTGAAGAAGGATCGCTACGGCAAGGAGTTTCTGGCTTATGGCGGAGATTTCGACGACCGTCCGACCGACTATAATTTCTGTACGAACGGGATCGTCTATGCGGATCGCGTAGAATCGCCGAAGATGCAAGAGGTCAAGTTCCTGTATCAGAATGTGAAGCTGAACGTCGAGCGTGACGGTGTGACGATCCGTAATGATAATCTGTTCATCTCAACCGCAGGCTATGTGCTGGAATATACGCTGTATCGCGAAGGGCAACCGGTAATTAGCGGCTCGCAGCGGGTCGTGGTGGAGCCTCAGAGCGAAGCGTATGTAGCGTTGCCTGAGCAGTCGGCCAAGGCTGTAGCAGCAGGCGAGTACACACTGCAGGTTGTATTCAAGCTGGCTGAGGCTCAACTGTGGGCGGATGCGGGCTATGAGATCGCCTTCGGCGAGCATATCTATCAGGTAGCGGGCGAGCAGGCGGCTGTGCCGCGAGGCGAGCTGCGATTGATCCGCGGCGATGTCAACTACGGCGTGAAGGGCGACGGCTTCAGCATGATCTTCTCCCGTCAGGCACATACGCTCGTGTCGTTGAACTATGGCGGGCGCGAGATGATCGCCCAGCCGCCAGCGCCGCTGTTCTGGCGGGCGCTGACCGACAATGACCGCGGCACAGCAATGGGCTTCCATGCGGGCGGCTGGTACGCTGCAAGTCTGGCAAGACGCTGTACCGGGCTGGAGGTGACGGAGGGCGAAGGCAGCCTGACGTTCACGTACAGCTACGCCTTCAGCATTCATGAAGCGGTGAAGAGTGCAGTGGCTTATACGGTCTATGCAGATGGCAGCTTGCATGTGAAGGCGAGCTATGAGGGGCCGGAAGGACTGGCGGATCTGCCGACCTTTGCCCTCTCGTTCAAGGTTCCGGCTGATTATGACAAGCTGGAGTGGTATGCGATGGGGCCGGAGGAGAATTACATCGACCGCGCCTTCGGCGCACGGCTCGGCATCTTTCATACCGAAGCAGGAGATCATGTGTCCGGCTATGTGGTGCCGCAGGAGTCCGGCAACCGTACAGGCGTGCGGCGCGTGGACATCGCAGATGCACTTGGGCAGGGCATCCGCCTGACCTCGCCAGCATCGTCTCCGGTAGAATGCAATATCTCGCCGTATACGGCGTTTGAGCTGGAGAATGCGATGCATCATTATGAGCTGCCGCCCGTTCATTACACCGTCGTTACGGTGGCGGGTAGGCAGATGGGCGTTGGCGGCGATGATAGCTGGGGCGCGCCGGTTCACCCGGAATACAGGCTTCCTTCGGGACAGCCGCTGCAATTTGAATTTACGATTCGCAAGCTGTAG